The following coding sequences are from one Streptomyces sp. NBC_01232 window:
- a CDS encoding superinfection immunity protein: MSSGSDAIPFGVVGLLVIVLAYFIPTAVAFGRGVPNKGSVLVVNLFFGWSVVGWVIALAMAARSR; the protein is encoded by the coding sequence ATGAGCTCCGGCAGTGATGCGATTCCGTTCGGCGTGGTGGGGCTGCTGGTCATCGTGCTGGCCTATTTCATTCCGACCGCCGTCGCGTTCGGGCGAGGGGTGCCCAACAAGGGCTCCGTGCTGGTGGTCAACCTGTTCTTCGGCTGGTCCGTCGTGGGATGGGTGATCGCGCTCGCCATGGCCGCGCGCAGCAGGTAG
- a CDS encoding N-acetylmuramoyl-L-alanine amidase, with amino-acid sequence MAAPMSADRFINALRNEGLTVVEVGAWRTHNRNHKGPWGPVHGVMIHHTVTRGTARTVELCRAGHSALPGPLCHGVITKDGRVHLVGYGRANHAGSGDSDVLAAVIAEKRLPPDNETDTDGNRHFYGFECENLGDGEDPWPAVQLDAIARASAAICRIHRWTARSVIGHREWQPGKPDPRGFTMDAMRDRIGERLK; translated from the coding sequence ATGGCCGCACCCATGTCCGCGGACCGTTTCATCAACGCCTTGCGGAACGAAGGTCTGACCGTCGTCGAAGTCGGCGCCTGGCGCACCCACAACCGCAACCACAAGGGCCCCTGGGGCCCCGTGCACGGGGTGATGATCCACCACACCGTCACCCGCGGCACGGCACGCACCGTCGAGCTCTGCCGGGCGGGCCACAGCGCCCTGCCCGGCCCGCTCTGCCACGGCGTGATCACCAAGGACGGCCGCGTCCACCTGGTCGGCTACGGCCGCGCCAACCACGCGGGCTCGGGAGACTCCGACGTCCTGGCGGCGGTGATCGCGGAAAAGCGGCTCCCCCCGGACAACGAGACGGACACCGACGGCAACCGCCACTTCTACGGCTTCGAGTGCGAGAACCTCGGCGACGGCGAGGACCCCTGGCCGGCGGTCCAGCTCGACGCCATCGCCCGCGCCTCGGCCGCCATCTGCCGCATCCACCGCTGGACGGCCCGCTCGGTGATCGGCCACCGCGAATGGCAGCCGGGCAAGCCCGACCCCAGGGGCTTCACGATGGACGCCATGCGCGACCGGATCGGCGAACGCCTGAAGTAG
- a CDS encoding globin domain-containing protein codes for MLSEKSSATVRATLPAVGAAIGDIAELFYTKLFAAHPALLRDLFNRGNQNAGLQKQALAGSIAAFATHLLAHPDTRPDVMLGRIAHKHASLGVTREQYAVVHRHLFEAIAEVLGEAVTPEVAGAWDEVYWLMANALIALEERLYAEQRVVAGDVWREWTVTGRVEETADCTTFRVTPADGAPAPSHRPGQYVSVQVELPDGARQIRQYSLITSPGSAVRAITVKRVHGPAAAGPDGEVSHHLHTRVRVGDTLRVSAPYGDLVLADSAAPVLLASAGIGCTPMLSMLEHLADTGHTAPVTVLHADRSPADHPLRGDHRALTHKLADASARFWYEEEAEPGDGVGLMDLTAVPLAPGTRAYLCGPLPFMRAVREQLIAKGLPAADIHYEVFGPDLWLASA; via the coding sequence ATGCTGTCCGAGAAGTCGAGCGCGACCGTACGAGCCACCCTGCCCGCCGTGGGGGCGGCGATCGGCGACATAGCCGAGCTCTTCTACACCAAGCTCTTCGCCGCCCACCCGGCCCTGCTCCGCGACCTCTTCAACCGGGGCAACCAGAACGCGGGCCTGCAGAAGCAGGCCCTCGCCGGCTCGATCGCCGCCTTCGCGACCCACCTCCTCGCCCACCCGGACACCCGCCCCGACGTGATGCTCGGCCGCATCGCCCACAAGCACGCCAGCCTCGGCGTCACCCGCGAGCAGTACGCGGTCGTCCACCGGCACCTCTTCGAGGCCATCGCCGAGGTCCTCGGCGAGGCCGTCACCCCGGAGGTCGCCGGGGCCTGGGACGAGGTCTACTGGCTGATGGCGAACGCCCTGATCGCCCTGGAGGAGCGCCTCTACGCCGAGCAGCGGGTCGTCGCCGGTGACGTGTGGCGCGAGTGGACCGTCACCGGCCGGGTGGAGGAGACGGCCGACTGCACCACCTTCCGGGTCACCCCCGCGGACGGCGCGCCCGCGCCCTCGCACCGGCCCGGCCAGTACGTCTCGGTCCAGGTCGAACTCCCGGACGGAGCCCGCCAGATCCGCCAGTACAGCCTCATCACCTCCCCCGGGTCCGCGGTCCGCGCGATCACCGTCAAGCGGGTGCACGGCCCGGCCGCCGCGGGCCCCGACGGTGAGGTCTCCCACCACCTGCACACCCGGGTCCGCGTCGGAGACACCCTGCGCGTCTCGGCCCCGTACGGCGACCTGGTCCTGGCGGACTCCGCCGCCCCGGTCCTGCTCGCCTCGGCCGGCATCGGCTGCACCCCGATGCTCTCGATGCTGGAGCACCTGGCCGACACGGGTCACACCGCCCCGGTGACCGTGCTGCACGCCGACCGCTCCCCCGCCGACCACCCGCTGCGCGGCGACCACCGGGCGCTGACGCACAAGCTGGCCGACGCCTCGGCCCGGTTCTGGTACGAGGAGGAGGCGGAGCCGGGCGACGGCGTGGGCCTCATGGACCTCACGGCCGTGCCCCTCGCCCCGGGCACCCGGGCCTACCTGTGCGGGCCGCTCCCCTTCATGCGGGCCGTGCGCGAGCAGCTGATCGCCAAGGGGCTGCCGGCGGCCGACATCCACTACGAGGTCTTCGGGCCTGACCTGTGGCTCGCATCGGCCTGA
- a CDS encoding RrF2 family transcriptional regulator, whose translation MRLTRFTDLALRVLMRLAIEETDLPTTRDVAATMEVPYTHTAKVVARLQHLGLVEARRGRGGGLALTAAGRAAPVGGVVRELEGEGDVVDCEGTTPCPLRGACVLRGALRRAQEAFYAALDPLTVNDLVASPTGPLLLGISSRAPTGAGDP comes from the coding sequence ATGCGGCTCACCCGATTCACCGACCTGGCACTGCGCGTCCTGATGCGCCTGGCCATCGAGGAAACGGACCTCCCGACCACCCGTGACGTGGCGGCGACCATGGAGGTCCCGTACACGCACACCGCCAAAGTGGTCGCCAGGCTGCAGCACCTCGGCCTGGTGGAGGCACGCCGCGGCCGCGGAGGCGGGCTCGCCCTCACCGCCGCCGGGCGCGCAGCACCGGTCGGCGGCGTGGTGCGCGAGCTGGAGGGCGAGGGCGACGTGGTGGACTGCGAGGGCACCACCCCCTGCCCGCTGCGCGGCGCCTGCGTCCTGCGCGGCGCGCTGCGCAGGGCCCAGGAGGCCTTCTACGCCGCCCTGGACCCGCTGACGGTGAACGACCTGGTGGCGTCCCCGACCGGGCCGCTCCTGCTGGGCATTTCGAGCAGGGCGCCGACGGGGGCGGGCGACCCCTGA
- a CDS encoding family 2B encapsulin nanocompartment shell protein, whose protein sequence is MSVQAGSESETQTPQRSLGTTAARNLATTTKSAPQMQEITSRWLLKMLPWVSVQGGTYRVNRRLSYSVGNGVVEFIKTGTQVQVIPAELGELPLLRDYEDLDVLGELAQRCRQTDFEAGQELTSFGSPAGHVFLVAHGRIDQIGPGPYGDDAVLRTVADGAYFGDDSLVDEESIWEYTARAATSGTVLTLSRQDFQLLADRVESLRAHVERVRTLPDRETNKYGEAAIELSAGHQGEAQLPGTFVDYEARPREYELSIAQTVLRVHSRVADLYNHPMNQTEQQLRLTVEALRERQEHEMLNNRDFGLLHNADYDQRIQPHDGAPGPDDMDQLLSMRRGSKLFLAHPKAIAAFGRECNKRGIYPESVDVGGNRVPSWRGVPIFPSNKIPISDARTTSILCMRTGEDEQGVIGLHQPGIPDEIEPSLSVRFMGISEQAIISYLVTAYFSAAVLVPDALGVLENVEIGRWR, encoded by the coding sequence ATGTCGGTCCAGGCAGGTTCCGAGTCCGAGACCCAGACGCCGCAACGCAGTCTCGGGACGACGGCCGCACGGAACTTGGCAACCACGACCAAGTCCGCGCCGCAGATGCAGGAGATCACCTCGCGGTGGCTCCTGAAGATGCTGCCGTGGGTGTCGGTGCAGGGCGGCACCTACCGCGTCAACCGCAGGCTGAGCTACTCGGTCGGCAACGGCGTCGTGGAGTTCATCAAGACCGGCACCCAGGTCCAGGTGATCCCGGCAGAGCTCGGCGAGCTCCCGCTCCTGCGCGACTACGAGGACCTCGACGTCCTCGGCGAACTCGCCCAGCGGTGCCGGCAGACCGACTTCGAGGCCGGCCAGGAGCTGACCTCCTTCGGCAGCCCCGCCGGCCACGTCTTCCTGGTCGCCCACGGCCGCATCGACCAGATCGGCCCCGGCCCCTACGGGGACGACGCCGTCCTGCGGACCGTCGCCGACGGCGCGTACTTCGGCGACGACTCCCTCGTCGATGAAGAATCGATTTGGGAGTACACCGCCCGCGCCGCCACCTCCGGCACCGTGCTCACCCTGTCCCGCCAGGACTTCCAGCTCCTCGCCGACCGGGTCGAATCGCTGCGCGCGCACGTGGAACGCGTACGGACCCTGCCCGACCGCGAGACCAACAAGTACGGCGAGGCGGCGATCGAGCTCTCCGCCGGCCACCAGGGCGAGGCCCAGCTCCCCGGCACCTTCGTGGACTACGAGGCCCGGCCGCGCGAGTACGAGCTCTCCATTGCACAAACGGTCCTGCGGGTGCACAGCCGCGTCGCCGACCTCTACAACCACCCGATGAACCAGACCGAGCAGCAGTTGCGGCTCACGGTCGAGGCGCTGCGCGAGCGCCAGGAGCACGAGATGCTCAACAACCGCGACTTCGGCCTGCTCCACAACGCCGACTACGACCAGCGCATCCAGCCGCACGACGGCGCGCCCGGCCCCGACGACATGGACCAGCTGCTCAGCATGCGGCGCGGCTCCAAGCTGTTCCTGGCGCACCCCAAGGCGATCGCCGCCTTCGGCCGCGAGTGCAACAAGCGCGGGATCTACCCGGAGTCGGTGGACGTCGGCGGCAACCGGGTGCCGTCCTGGCGCGGGGTGCCGATCTTCCCGAGCAACAAGATCCCGATCAGCGACGCCCGCACCACCTCCATCCTGTGCATGCGCACGGGCGAGGACGAGCAGGGCGTGATCGGCCTCCACCAGCCGGGCATCCCGGACGAGATCGAGCCGAGCCTGTCGGTCCGCTTCATGGGCATCAGCGAGCAGGCGATCATCTCGTACCTGGTCACCGCCTACTTCTCGGCCGCGGTGCTCGTTCCGGACGCGCTCGGCGTGCTGGAGAACGTCGAGATCGGACGCTGGCGCTGA
- a CDS encoding family 2 encapsulin nanocompartment cargo protein polyprenyl transferase: MTVVNAIATGEGQEAAALLERTKAAVDPQLRRTVESLPGSMRRVAMYHFGWEHEDGSPAAGGAGKAIRPALVLAAAQALRGPGAGSPDEAVRAAAAVELAHNFTLLHDDIIDKDVRRRGRATAWTVFGTPDAIITGDAMMALALRLLAEDPHPAAAAASARLAACVIELCAGQQADCAFEQRPDVSLDECMAMATAKTGALLGCSCALGALYAGAGPDEVDAMDAFGREAGLAFQLIDDLIGIWGDPGHTGKPAGADLIARKKSLPVVAALTSGTAAGEELAALYAGPMTGGDVRRAAEAVDRAGGRDWAQAQAADRMGRAVQQLSRAVPDLGAAGGLLALAEFVTRRTR, translated from the coding sequence CTGACTGTGGTGAACGCCATCGCGACCGGTGAGGGCCAGGAGGCCGCGGCCCTCCTGGAACGGACGAAAGCAGCGGTCGACCCACAGCTGCGCCGCACGGTCGAGAGCCTGCCCGGTTCGATGCGGCGCGTGGCGATGTACCACTTCGGCTGGGAGCACGAGGACGGCAGCCCCGCCGCGGGCGGGGCGGGCAAGGCGATCCGGCCGGCCCTGGTGCTGGCCGCGGCCCAGGCCCTGCGGGGTCCCGGGGCCGGGTCGCCCGACGAGGCCGTACGGGCGGCGGCGGCCGTGGAGCTGGCGCACAACTTCACGCTGCTGCACGACGACATCATCGACAAGGACGTCCGGCGGCGCGGCCGGGCCACGGCATGGACCGTCTTCGGGACACCGGACGCGATCATCACGGGCGACGCGATGATGGCGCTCGCCCTGCGGCTGCTCGCGGAGGATCCGCATCCGGCCGCCGCGGCCGCCTCGGCCCGGCTCGCCGCCTGCGTCATCGAGCTGTGCGCGGGCCAGCAGGCCGACTGCGCCTTCGAGCAGCGCCCGGACGTCTCGCTCGACGAGTGCATGGCCATGGCCACGGCCAAGACCGGGGCGCTGCTGGGCTGCTCGTGCGCGCTGGGCGCCCTGTACGCGGGAGCCGGGCCGGACGAGGTCGACGCCATGGACGCCTTCGGCCGGGAGGCCGGGCTGGCCTTCCAGCTGATCGACGACCTGATCGGCATCTGGGGGGATCCGGGGCACACCGGCAAGCCCGCCGGGGCCGACCTGATCGCCCGCAAGAAGTCCCTGCCGGTCGTGGCCGCCCTCACCTCGGGCACCGCGGCGGGCGAGGAGCTGGCCGCGCTCTACGCCGGACCCATGACCGGGGGCGACGTGCGCAGGGCGGCCGAGGCGGTGGACCGGGCCGGCGGACGCGACTGGGCGCAGGCCCAGGCCGCGGACCGGATGGGGCGGGCGGTGCAGCAGCTGTCCCGGGCCGTGCCGGACCTCGGGGCGGCCGGGGGGCTGCTGGCACTCGCGGAGTTCGTGACGCGCCGTACGAGGTGA
- a CDS encoding GNAT family N-acetyltransferase, with the protein MALEIRQADQSDRDAVARLLDEAFRTDPVSSWVFPDPEHRAAVHAKFLGVFVDVALEEGRIDYAADGSAAALWLRIPAGEPEGEDEVPARMRAVADPDNERCELVGRLTGAVHPTAEEHEYLLMIAVAPGRQGEGLGSELMRPVLERCDREGVPAYLEASSERSKGLYERLGWEFTGEAVQLPEGPLMWPMWRKPRG; encoded by the coding sequence GTGGCGCTGGAGATACGTCAGGCGGATCAGTCGGACCGGGACGCGGTGGCGCGGCTCCTCGACGAGGCCTTCCGCACCGATCCGGTGAGCAGCTGGGTCTTCCCGGACCCGGAGCACCGGGCCGCGGTGCACGCGAAGTTCCTGGGCGTCTTCGTGGACGTGGCTTTGGAGGAGGGCCGGATCGACTACGCCGCGGACGGCTCGGCGGCCGCGCTGTGGCTGCGGATCCCGGCGGGTGAGCCCGAGGGCGAGGATGAGGTCCCGGCCCGGATGCGGGCCGTGGCGGACCCGGACAACGAGCGGTGCGAGCTGGTCGGGCGCCTCACGGGCGCGGTGCACCCGACCGCCGAGGAGCACGAGTACCTGCTGATGATCGCGGTCGCCCCGGGCCGGCAGGGGGAGGGGCTCGGCAGCGAGTTGATGCGCCCGGTGCTGGAGCGCTGCGACCGCGAGGGGGTGCCGGCGTACCTGGAGGCGAGCAGTGAGCGCAGCAAGGGGCTGTACGAGCGGCTCGGCTGGGAGTTCACGGGAGAGGCGGTGCAGCTGCCCGAGGGGCCGCTGATGTGGCCGATGTGGCGCAAGCCGCGCGGCTGA
- a CDS encoding dihydrofolate reductase family protein: protein MRKLTYLIATSIDGFMADPDGDGDFFNDYLDPEYLGYLTAEYPETIPTHAHEALGVDISTARHFDAVVMGRGTYDPGLKMGVASPYAHLAQYVATRSIAVTPDPAVELISGDVAARVRELKAQDGLGVYLCGGADLAAQLVDEIDEFVIKTYPVLAGSGIPLTRAGFARRDLELTGVKTFGGGQVVTTYARRR from the coding sequence TTGCGCAAGCTGACGTACCTCATCGCCACCTCGATCGACGGCTTCATGGCGGACCCGGACGGAGACGGCGACTTCTTCAACGACTATCTGGACCCCGAGTACCTCGGATACCTGACGGCCGAGTACCCGGAGACCATCCCCACCCACGCCCACGAGGCGCTGGGCGTCGACATCTCGACCGCCCGGCACTTCGACGCGGTCGTCATGGGGCGCGGCACCTACGACCCGGGCCTCAAGATGGGCGTCGCCAGTCCCTACGCCCACCTCGCGCAGTACGTGGCCACGCGCTCGATCGCGGTCACCCCCGACCCGGCGGTCGAGCTGATCAGCGGGGACGTGGCGGCGCGGGTGCGGGAGCTGAAGGCCCAGGACGGGCTCGGCGTCTACCTGTGCGGAGGCGCGGACCTCGCCGCCCAGCTGGTCGACGAGATCGACGAGTTCGTGATCAAGACCTACCCCGTCCTCGCCGGGAGCGGGATCCCCCTCACGCGGGCCGGCTTCGCACGACGCGACCTGGAACTGACCGGGGTCAAGACCTTCGGCGGCGGCCAGGTCGTGACCACCTACGCGCGCAGGCGCTGA
- the snpA gene encoding snapalysin, whose translation MRHSRKAMLATTVGLGLAATLGVVPTATAAPAPVGNAVSYAAYERSPENEAANRAFFEAVQRSVAEQRAANPAALAVTVTYNTRSAPSFRTQIARSTQIWNSSVSNVKLQEVSSGGNFSYREGNDSRGSYASTDGHGRGYIFLDYRQNQQYNSTRVTSHETGHVLGLPDHYSGPCSELMSGGGPGTSCTNATPNSAERSRVNQLWANGFASGLGAKDLATKG comes from the coding sequence ATGCGCCACTCCCGTAAGGCCATGCTGGCCACGACCGTCGGCCTCGGCCTCGCCGCAACCCTTGGTGTCGTCCCCACCGCCACCGCCGCGCCCGCCCCCGTCGGAAACGCCGTGAGCTACGCCGCGTACGAGCGTTCGCCGGAGAACGAGGCCGCCAACCGCGCCTTCTTCGAGGCCGTGCAGCGCTCGGTCGCCGAGCAGCGTGCCGCGAACCCGGCCGCTCTGGCCGTGACCGTCACGTACAACACCCGCAGCGCCCCCAGCTTCCGCACCCAGATAGCCCGCTCCACGCAGATCTGGAACAGCTCGGTGTCCAACGTCAAGCTGCAGGAGGTGTCCTCGGGCGGGAACTTCTCGTACCGCGAGGGCAACGACTCACGCGGCTCGTACGCGAGCACGGACGGGCACGGCCGGGGCTACATCTTCCTCGACTACCGGCAGAACCAGCAGTACAACTCCACCCGGGTGACCTCGCACGAGACCGGCCACGTGCTGGGTCTGCCGGACCACTACTCGGGCCCGTGCAGCGAGCTGATGTCGGGGGGCGGCCCGGGCACGTCGTGCACGAACGCCACCCCGAACTCCGCCGAGCGCTCGCGCGTCAACCAGCTCTGGGCCAACGGCTTCGCCTCGGGCCTGGGCGCGAAGGACCTCGCCACCAAGGGCTGA
- a CDS encoding LysR family transcriptional regulator, producing the protein MELEVRHLRALCAIADAGSLHKAARQLGVSQPSLTTQLRRIERALDGELFLRERTGCRPTPFGRTVLGRARPLLAEMAALVAEARELAHASRLRIGSTASSALPGWLRRIHRRLPDTETSLVVDVSANALLRMVAAGQLDVAFVHEVEGSPLRVPAGLQVHVLMDREPQFVSMSRDHPAAGQSVVSLRDLATDRWMVDPSVDGEWDGLRRIFAGAGLDPPVLHADYHTATSLIISGEAVAPCQPTSGPREDMAIRPLSGDPLAVRLLLATRPGAHAEVYEDLRDAYREAALRTPPYRAWLHHHASPLLEVARIAS; encoded by the coding sequence ATGGAGCTTGAGGTCAGGCACTTGCGCGCCCTGTGCGCCATCGCCGACGCCGGAAGCCTGCACAAGGCCGCCCGGCAACTCGGCGTGAGCCAGCCCTCCCTGACGACCCAGCTGCGCCGCATCGAACGGGCCCTCGACGGAGAGCTGTTCCTGCGCGAGCGGACCGGATGCCGGCCCACCCCCTTCGGCCGCACCGTGCTGGGCCGGGCCCGCCCGCTGCTCGCCGAGATGGCCGCGCTGGTCGCGGAGGCCCGCGAACTGGCCCACGCGTCGCGGCTGCGCATCGGCTCCACCGCCAGCAGTGCGCTGCCGGGCTGGCTGCGGCGGATCCACCGGCGGCTTCCGGACACCGAGACCTCGCTGGTGGTGGACGTCTCCGCCAACGCACTGCTCAGGATGGTCGCCGCCGGGCAGCTGGACGTGGCGTTCGTGCACGAGGTGGAGGGCAGCCCGCTGCGGGTGCCGGCGGGGCTGCAGGTGCACGTGCTGATGGATCGCGAGCCACAGTTCGTGTCGATGTCCCGGGACCACCCGGCCGCCGGGCAGTCGGTGGTCTCCTTACGGGACCTGGCCACCGACCGCTGGATGGTGGACCCCTCGGTCGACGGCGAGTGGGACGGCCTGCGCCGGATCTTCGCCGGGGCCGGGCTCGACCCGCCGGTGCTGCACGCCGACTACCACACGGCGACCTCGCTGATCATCTCCGGCGAGGCGGTCGCCCCCTGCCAGCCGACCTCCGGGCCGCGCGAGGACATGGCCATCCGGCCGCTGTCGGGGGACCCCCTCGCCGTGCGCCTGCTGCTGGCCACCCGCCCGGGCGCGCACGCGGAGGTCTACGAGGACCTGCGCGACGCCTACCGCGAAGCCGCCCTGCGGACGCCCCCGTACCGGGCCTGGCTCCACCACCACGCGAGCCCCCTGCTGGAGGTCGCCCGGATCGCCTCATAG
- a CDS encoding DUF4097 family beta strand repeat-containing protein, which produces MAEQSPQPSPSPTTWHFAEPQKLTFEEPVIELRVRVVSGTVNVVAAEEGPARLEVTEVDGPPLFAVQDGGILTVSYEDLPRNGSQGLKEWFESKPWKAWSGSSSGRKAWERSVAITLTVPAGTQVKVAAVDAVPFVSGISGGTDVNVVSGDATLVGLSGRVKAHTVSGNVEAQSVTGDLGFQSVSGDLTVVDGAGVKVRADSVSGDMLIDLDPGPEAARPVDIALKSVSGQVAIRLPHPADARVEANTATGRVSNAFEDLQVSGQMGAKRITGTLGSGVGTLRATTVSGSIALLRRPQAEADGPAPAPLALDKKVL; this is translated from the coding sequence ATGGCAGAGCAGTCGCCCCAGCCGTCGCCGTCGCCGACGACGTGGCACTTCGCCGAACCTCAGAAGCTCACCTTCGAGGAGCCGGTGATCGAGCTCCGCGTCCGCGTCGTGAGCGGCACGGTCAACGTGGTCGCCGCCGAGGAGGGCCCGGCCCGCCTGGAAGTGACCGAGGTCGACGGGCCGCCCCTCTTCGCCGTGCAGGACGGCGGCATCCTCACCGTCTCCTACGAGGACCTGCCCCGGAACGGCTCCCAGGGGCTCAAGGAGTGGTTCGAGTCCAAGCCGTGGAAGGCCTGGTCCGGTTCGTCCTCCGGCCGCAAGGCCTGGGAGCGCAGCGTCGCGATCACCCTCACCGTCCCCGCCGGCACCCAGGTCAAGGTGGCTGCCGTCGACGCCGTCCCCTTCGTCTCGGGCATTTCCGGCGGCACCGACGTCAATGTGGTCTCCGGCGACGCCACGCTGGTCGGCCTGTCCGGCCGGGTCAAGGCGCACACCGTCTCCGGCAACGTCGAGGCCCAGTCCGTCACCGGCGACCTCGGCTTCCAGTCGGTCTCCGGCGACCTGACCGTCGTCGACGGCGCGGGCGTGAAGGTACGGGCCGACTCGGTCAGCGGTGACATGCTCATCGACCTGGACCCCGGCCCGGAGGCCGCGCGCCCCGTGGACATCGCCCTGAAGTCCGTCTCCGGCCAGGTCGCGATCCGGCTCCCGCACCCCGCGGACGCCCGCGTGGAGGCCAACACCGCGACCGGCCGCGTCTCCAACGCCTTCGAGGACCTGCAGGTCTCCGGGCAGATGGGCGCCAAGCGGATCACCGGAACCCTCGGCTCCGGCGTCGGCACCCTGCGGGCGACCACGGTCTCCGGCTCGATCGCACTGCTGCGCCGCCCGCAGGCCGAGGCCGACGGCCCCGCTCCCGCCCCCCTCGCGCTCGACAAGAAGGTGCTCTGA
- a CDS encoding helix-turn-helix transcriptional regulator, giving the protein MPPVFAHGRLRLYLLKLLDEAPRHGYEVIRLLEERFQGLYAPSAGTVYPRLAKLEAEGLVTHATEGGRKVYSITEAGRAELADRGGELADLELEIRDSVTELAAEIRSEVRGAAGDLRREMRAAASASATQVTEDESWKVAKEELRKARHEWKEQARRAKDESRRAREEAQQARRQAKEAQDRAREEVQRIAGQLQEQFAKSGGVLGSLAGAWLGGGTQTMPAEPRTADADAAAGTAAAHTAAADADRDPDWAADLTPTGDAGRDLDRLLDRFRDEVRDAARDRGVTAAQVAEARRHLAAARGRLETAFGTGR; this is encoded by the coding sequence ATGCCGCCCGTCTTCGCCCACGGCCGCCTCCGCCTGTACCTCCTCAAGCTGCTGGACGAGGCCCCGCGCCACGGGTACGAGGTGATCCGCCTGCTGGAGGAGCGCTTCCAGGGCCTGTACGCGCCCTCCGCGGGGACGGTGTACCCGCGGCTGGCGAAGCTGGAGGCCGAGGGCCTGGTCACGCACGCCACCGAGGGCGGGCGCAAGGTGTACTCGATCACCGAGGCGGGCCGTGCCGAGCTGGCCGACCGCGGCGGTGAACTGGCCGACCTGGAACTGGAGATCCGCGACTCGGTCACCGAACTGGCCGCGGAGATACGCAGCGAGGTCCGGGGCGCGGCGGGTGACCTGCGGCGCGAGATGCGGGCCGCGGCCTCCGCCTCGGCGACCCAGGTCACCGAGGACGAGTCCTGGAAGGTCGCCAAGGAGGAGCTGCGCAAGGCGCGGCACGAGTGGAAGGAACAGGCGCGCCGGGCGAAGGACGAGAGCCGCCGCGCCCGTGAGGAGGCGCAGCAGGCCCGCCGTCAGGCCAAGGAGGCCCAGGACCGGGCCCGCGAGGAGGTCCAGCGCATCGCGGGCCAGCTCCAGGAGCAGTTCGCCAAGTCCGGCGGTGTGCTGGGCAGCCTGGCCGGCGCCTGGCTGGGCGGCGGTACGCAGACCATGCCCGCGGAGCCCCGTACGGCCGATGCCGACGCGGCCGCGGGCACCGCGGCCGCGCATACCGCGGCGGCGGACGCGGACCGGGATCCGGACTGGGCCGCGGACCTGACGCCCACCGGCGATGCGGGCCGCGACCTGGACCGGCTGCTCGACCGCTTCCGCGACGAGGTGCGCGACGCGGCCCGGGACCGCGGGGTGACCGCGGCCCAGGTGGCCGAGGCCCGCCGGCACCTTGCGGCTGCCCGCGGCCGGCTGGAGACCGCGTTCGGGACCGGGCGGTAG
- a CDS encoding Clp protease N-terminal domain-containing protein, translating into MFERFTRDARSTVTGAVTEARQTGAATVTEEHLLLSLLALGALDPLGVDRTAVAADLAAARRRGGMSRADEEALAGLGIDLTEIVTRIEETHGEGALAAPAPRRRTLGASLRSAFGREGADDRTGSRHVPFTQGSKKVLEQSLRIALGRKDNHIGTLHLLLALLSRPGTVSEVLTDHGITYNTAETGLAA; encoded by the coding sequence ATGTTCGAACGCTTCACCCGCGACGCCCGGTCGACCGTGACCGGGGCGGTGACCGAGGCCCGGCAGACCGGCGCCGCCACCGTCACCGAGGAACACCTGCTGCTCTCGCTGCTGGCCCTGGGCGCCCTGGACCCCCTCGGCGTGGACCGCACGGCGGTGGCCGCCGATCTCGCGGCGGCCCGCCGCCGGGGCGGCATGTCCAGGGCGGACGAGGAGGCACTGGCCGGACTCGGCATCGACCTCACCGAAATCGTCACCCGCATCGAGGAGACCCACGGCGAGGGCGCCCTCGCGGCCCCGGCGCCTCGCAGGCGGACCCTGGGCGCCTCGCTCCGCTCGGCCTTCGGGCGCGAGGGCGCCGACGACCGCACCGGCAGCCGCCACGTCCCCTTCACCCAGGGCTCGAAGAAGGTGCTGGAGCAGTCCCTGCGGATCGCCCTGGGCCGCAAGGACAACCACATCGGCACCCTGCACCTGCTGCTGGCCCTGCTCTCCCGCCCCGGCACGGTCTCCGAGGTCCTGACGGACCACGGCATCACCTACAACACGGCCGAGACGGGCCTGGCGGCCTGA